Proteins found in one Pantoea cypripedii genomic segment:
- a CDS encoding alpha/beta hydrolase, translated as MNRRHFLTGLTASFFVVSQTRLAFAAPAVSRTVIPLWPGQPPGGGGPAGSLVISTSGAQRNIAVPTLTMIRPAVPRGQAVLIAAGGGYKRIEMGKEAWPAAEWLVARGITAYVLSYRLPDEGWKDGNRVSLQDAQRALRMVRQREKQVSVLGFSAGGHLLGLAATRPDFASYAPQDELDQLPATADRAALIYPIITLEQPYTHTSTHRILVGPHASAAENAAWSVQNYVRPDSPSFFLVQAEDDPVSNPENTLIMEQACQQQHVAVELHRYTRGGHGFGMGRPGTPTLAWPGLYERWLSRQA; from the coding sequence ATGAATCGTCGCCACTTTCTTACGGGTCTGACTGCCAGCTTTTTCGTTGTGAGTCAGACGAGGCTGGCATTTGCCGCACCGGCAGTTTCACGCACGGTCATTCCCCTGTGGCCGGGACAACCGCCCGGAGGTGGCGGCCCGGCGGGTAGCCTGGTCATCTCCACATCCGGGGCCCAGCGTAATATCGCTGTCCCCACCCTGACGATGATCAGGCCAGCGGTTCCGCGTGGTCAGGCCGTGCTGATCGCTGCGGGCGGGGGCTATAAAAGGATTGAGATGGGCAAAGAGGCGTGGCCTGCCGCTGAGTGGCTGGTAGCCCGCGGGATTACCGCCTATGTACTCAGCTATCGTCTGCCGGACGAAGGATGGAAGGATGGCAACAGAGTCTCGCTGCAGGATGCGCAACGGGCGCTGCGGATGGTGCGGCAACGTGAAAAGCAGGTCAGCGTACTGGGATTTTCGGCTGGCGGTCATCTTCTCGGTCTGGCCGCAACCCGCCCTGATTTTGCCTCCTATGCCCCACAGGATGAGCTCGACCAACTGCCGGCCACAGCTGACCGGGCTGCGTTGATTTATCCCATCATCACCCTTGAACAACCCTACACCCACACGTCCACCCATCGCATTTTGGTTGGCCCGCATGCCTCCGCAGCCGAGAATGCGGCCTGGTCAGTACAAAATTATGTGCGTCCCGATTCTCCGTCGTTCTTTCTGGTGCAGGCTGAAGACGACCCGGTATCAAACCCTGAAAATACCCTGATTATGGAGCAGGCCTGTCAACAGCAGCATGTGGCCGTTGAGTTACACCGTTATACCCGCGGCGGGCATGGCTTTGGCATGGGAAGGCCCGGCACGCCCACTTTGGCGTGGCCGGGCCTGTATGAAAGGTGGCTGTCGCGCCAGGCTTAA